In Takifugu flavidus isolate HTHZ2018 chromosome 1, ASM371156v2, whole genome shotgun sequence, the DNA window TAATAATCATATGAACAACAGTGCTGTGGGTGTTACCATTAGAGTCCATTGGAAGGAGGTTGACTGCATTCAGTACTTCAACATGGAGCATGTAGTCTGATTTCCTGTAGGATACGAGAAGGGTAACAGCCCCATATTTCTCTCCACTGTAGCCTTCCTgtcatacacacaaacaaagcattTGAACAACTGCCTTGTGTTTGTTGTAGTGTCATCCTCCAACCGACTGTCTCACCTGCTCTGAGATTTTGTTCTCAAGAAATTTCTCCACAAGCTGCTGGCTGCTCAGGCAATTGTGAGTCAGGTATGTTTTGAGGGCCTAAAGTTGGGAGGGAAACATAAAATGTTCCATTACAAGCTGATATTTGCTACAGTGACCATATTTTATGTCCATGAACTCACCTTGTAGTCTTCAGAGTGCAGTGTGTTCAGAGTTAGCCCATTCCCTTCAGCGTAGAAGCACTGCTCCATACACTGATGTTCATACAAATTAAAAGAGCACCAAAAATATGAATTTTAGTTTTTCTAGTTACACAGATTCCTCCACACATTCCTCCATTACAACAAGGTCACAAGCCGAAAAAAACCTAAACATAttgtaatgaaaataaaatccgTTATAATATAACATGTTATCAATTGATTTATCGGTAATAATATTGAACACAATAGTTTATAGAAACAGTTAATTCACATTAGTTTTCATGTATGAATGTTCTCAAATTTCTGAACTGTTCTATTATGCTGCAATTAAAACTGGGCAACCAAAAAAGAGTTGTTTATCtttacagtggtatgagaaagtttgggcacccttgacaattggcattatttttattcaccaatcattgggtgttttaattcacaacttaattttgataaatcaaataactgatgaacacaatcatatttcagcagtgaaatgaggtttattgggttaacagaaaatgtgcaatatgccccaaaacaaaaaaaggcctgtgcataaatttgggcaccttaatagaaaaatcatattagtgTTTAGTAGAGCCTGcttttgcaaaaataacagcctgtatgagtgtctggatcctggatgatggtatttTGTCCCATTCCACCTGGTAAAACCTCTgcaattcagtgatgtttgaaggactccgagcatggacagcctgcttcaagtcatcccacagattctcgatgatattcaaatctggggactgggatggccattccaaaacattgtacttgttcctctgcatgaatgctcgggtagattttgagcaatgttcggggtcattgtcttgttgaaacacccatCCCTGGcgcaacttcaactttgtgacagactcttgaacattattctcaagaatCTGCTGATACTGAGTGGAATCCATCCGACCctcaattttaacaagattcccagtaccagcactggccacacagccccacagcatgatggaacctccaccaaattttactgtgggaagcaggtgtttttcttcgaactctgtgttcttttgccgccatgcatatcgcctcttgttgtgaccaaacaattcaatttttgtttcatcagtccacagtaTCTCATTCCATAATGATATTGGcttgtccaaatgttctttcgCATACCCCAGGCCACTCAGTTTGTGAcgactgtgaagaaaaggcttcttccgCATCACTCTTCCGTACAGCCCTTCCTTGTGCAAATTGTGCTGTATCATTGACCGATGCACAGTGACACCGTCTGCAGCAAGATATCcttgcaagtctttggaggtggtctgtgggttgtttttaaccattctgaccATCCTTTGTCTTTGCCTCTGCAATTTTTCTTGGCCTACCGCTTCTGGGCTTAACAAGAACTGTGCCTGTGGCCTTCCATTTCCTTACAATGTTCCTGACAGtggaaactgacagctgaaatcttttggacagctttctgtaaccttcccctaaaccataatgctggataatcttggttttgaggtatcagaaagttgttttgaggcTCCCATGTTCTTCAGAGGAGAGTCAAACAGAATAAGAACTGgcatttggccaccttaaataccttttgtcatTATTGGATGCATTTGTCAATTAAGTTCAAGGCTTTacgagctcaccaaaccaactttgtgtgtccaattatcttgtgatgattagttacaggccatcaaagcaacaaaatgacaagggttcccacatttttgcacagcctatttttaacatttgatttaatttcatacaattgcatactatgaatacttaacatctgtgtttggtaatcaagctaacacttggctcttatgggcaaatgaaggacatgccaccaagataattttgtgtgaagtcagagtccattattacacaacctcagagggggtgcacaaactttctcataccactgtataAACCCAGTCAAACCTGGAGTTGACAACCAACCTGCAGAGTATACAACAGCCGTTGGCAGTACACCATGAATTGCGCCTGTTGTGGATGCTGAGTAGCCATCTGGTGGAGGATCCTCACAGAATTTTCCCACAGAGGAGTCAATAGActtcataaaaacaaaaacatggttGTTCAAAACCACATCCTTTTACATGATTGTCACCAAGACAAGTTGTTTGAATTTTTTGCAGCTAACTTCAGTTATAATTCCAGCCAATAAAGTGGATGAAATGCAGAATGAATTATTCCACTTATAAGTCATTATTTCAGCATATCAAGCATTTACTTTTAACACAACTGTTTTTGTAAAAAGGTATATAAATACTTTATAACAATAAGACTAGTAACTGAGCTGCACGGTTAGGTCTCACACCTGTTGAAGTTCTCCTGAACCAGGTTTTCATTCATGTACCCCAGCTCTTTCTCTAGATGTCGCATCAGTGGGGCCACAGCCTAAAACAGAACAGAGGATGGTCATCATGTGCACACTACAATATTGTGTTTAGATTAAATCACACTAATTCTCACTTACATCCTCTGTAGACATGGAGGGAAGTCTCTGTCTAGTGGACATGCTTCTTACATGGCTCTCAACATCTGTGTTTAACTGATAGGCCAGTGCAAGAGGGCTAATCATAAAGATTGTTCCTTCACAAGTATTTTCTGACTGTGCCAAAGCGGATGGTTGATGCCATACCTTTTTTCCAAGTGTGTCTAATGCAGAACGAATCTCTCGACAAAGAAAACTTTGAGCTTGCTCAAGCTGCAACGGCAGGGTGTTGTTGAATTGGCTCTCTCCGATCACATTTTGGGTCTGGTCTCGGAGCACTGCCCACTTCAGCTCTGTAGGGAGTCTGGCGATCACTGACCGTAGGTACTCCAAGTCGTTCACAACTACACACAACTGCACGAAATAATGATTAACAAAAGAAATCCTTGCTTTGTGAAAAACATTTTCCTCTCACTTCGCACTCACCATGTTTATAGCACTGCCATGGTCAGAGTTCTCAGACAGTAGCCAGACCTTGCGCTTTAAGATTTGACAATAGTTCACCACAATCTTGCACACATCCTGTGAAAGCACCAAAAAATCTGTAAGTGCCATACTTTCAGAAGATGAACTCTTTTTTGTGCGTGTAGTCAGGAGGGGACACATTACAACCATTCTGAAGGATACACTTACAGAAAGGACATTTTATTTGGGTTTATTTACAAGACATCTATTCTAAATGAAATTAGTGTATTTGCACATTGTGTCAAATACTAGAAAATCAATTGCAGTTCATTGTATTTTGTTCAGTTtgggagaaaaggagggatTTTGTTGAGAGATAGTAGCCTAGAGTCATTTCATGGTTTTGTCTCTATTAAAAAGAATTCTATCTTAGAGGTTATTGTATAGTGCCTATCTACTCCATAGGTACATTAGAGAACATTCCATCTTTTTTATCCACTGGTAAGTGCATGCTTTTAAGTTCCATTTGTAAAAAAGACACCTTAGATGGGACTTCAGTATGCTTTACTTTTACAAAAAAGGCACCGGGGGACTTGTGGTATTCTTGGAATAATGTCAGAACTTGGATTTTCCTGACCTCAGTGATTTTGACCATGAGCATGAAGGCCTCCTCAGGATCAGGCCAGGAGAGCTTCTCCCACAGTTGGCAGATAGGCTGGATACATGACACCAGATCCACAGCTGAAGAGCTGTGTTTTATTGGTGTAGCACCAGTCTGCAAAGGGTGGAgctgtaaaagaaagaaacaaattgTACAGAAAGAACTGCAAAAGAAATTTAGCGTAAAACTTCAAAAAACTTACCTGGTCTACTTGCACGgccctctccaccctctcctgggTTGTACTAAATTCCTGGTTCAGCCAGTAAGGCAGAGCCTCCCTGAAGTCCTCCTGAAAGTTTGTCAGCTCAAGAATTCCTCTGAAATCACAAACACATTGAGGTTTTATCGTCCACTAACTGATCTGATTATGAGTGGGACTGATATCATTTATATCAAATGAAGTGTGTCATTACTGACCTCTTCTGTAAGAAAGCCTTGTCTTTCTGGATATTCTGAAGGCTCTGGTAAACAAGAAACAGGCTGTTGGCCAGCTTCTGTTCCATATGACCCTTAATCAGGGACAGGTTTTCCCTCACTTCCTTTGCCAGCTGTGCAGAACAAAATGAGTTAAATTCAAGTTAAATTGAAAAAAATTGTATTAGAAAAGCTAATAGTTGTGAAAAGACTCACTGGGTCTATTGGGAACTTACTAAAGAATCCAGCTTCTTGTAGATGACAGTAAATGAATCCACCTGCACAGCACTAGGATGATGATTAGAATATGATATTTGATTTGCAAATCACTTTTTGTAATAGTGTAACATTATAAAACCTCAGGGGAAATGTGGCTTCACAGAAAAAATCTATGTAACTACATTGGGGCAGGCAGCATGCTGGGTAGTAAAATTAGCTGTGATCATTGTAACACCATCAGGTCTGTGtctttgaaagaaaaacattgtCTTTGATCCATCATACCTGACAAACACCCGATTCCAGACATCCTTGTTGTGTTTGACATCTTCCTGTACCTCTCCTATAAACCTGGAGAGAGCATCCACAATCTCCGACAAGTCCTATGAGTGAGTGGTTTGTAAATACACACGCTGtcacatgcacgctcacatCAAAATTCTATAAAAAACAATATATTTACCTTGGTCATTGGCTGATGTAAAccttttttaatggaaaaccaCTCCTCTGTTCCTGTCTGGCATAAAAATCCTACAGTATTTCATCAAAGATCATCACATGTGCAATCACGTTGTGATGTTACTAACCAGTACGGCCTCCTTGACTTCATCACGGAGGTCAAATTCAGCTGGATTCATTTTCTGAAATGCCTTGGTCTTACAGATCTGGGCCAATAttctaaaataaatgtgcaaaaataaTAACTTAATGACCCTTTTAGGAAACCTACAAACACCTTCAGTGCACATACCTGAGCAGTGTGTACAACTTTGGTGTTGCAGTGGATGTTGGAGGGAAAATATCTCTGTATTTGGCGACCAGACAGAGACCATACTGCAGCAAGCCATGAAGCGAGTCACCAAGCTCCTGTTTCTGTTCACAGAGAGAACGTTTTCCTCAGAAAAATCAACAACACCTGGTTTCAATATTTTAGTACACAGAATGTGAAAGACTCTCCAAATCCACTGAAAAATATTTTTGGTACACAAAAATTTGTGAATCTCTATACCTTCTTTTGGTGCAAACGAAAGAGACAAGAGGTGTAATAAGGAGTTAAACAGCCACAACTCACCTGTACAGCAGAGCCTTCTTGAGATGATGCAAATGTGATGTCTAATTGATAGCATAAATGGTTGAATTCAGTATCAGGCTTACCTGTAGATAGGGCAGCTCCTGCTGATGCCAGTGGTATTCTATGCTTGTTAGTTGCTGAAACAGGACAGAAGAGTCTACCTCCAATCTCTGGTAAAGTTTGCTGTAGGccacccacttcctgtcagagacaAATATTAACAAAAATGAGCAGGACAGGGTTTGTGGTTACATCGCTAAATAAAATGTTCCAAACTACAGTCATCACAGTTTTAGCAGACTGAAACAATTACAACATTGTATCCAAGTAAAGTAATATTGTCATTGATGGATAATTTAAGCTAGTGATTTTATAGAAAGTTGATGCTCAAACTTGATAACTTGTAATAAGTAATATGTGATGAGACCTAATCTGTGATGCAGTCagggttatttttatttatttatttattttaaatcaactgAATCATCATTTTTTTCAGAACACTGTATACAATTTCATAAAATCACATGCTGAGTTGCCACGGTGCTTACGCTAGGTCCTGAAgaaaaggtgaaaggtcattcTGTGTTGCGTAGAACTCAAGCAGGGTCTGAGCTTCACCACACAGTTCTCCTTTCCAAGGACCAGAGGTCTGAGGGCCCAAGATAGGAGAGCAACATGAAAAAATCATatttggagatttttttttttaattctagaGGGAATATATGCTTATTCTTTCCTGTTGCTTGGTGATGTAGGCCTggacaaactgctgcagaatGCCTGAATAGTTGATGTAAGCGCTACGACCAGCACTCAGGGACCCATCTCTCTGTCAGTCCCCAAAAACAGAACAATCAATAAACCATAAAGAGAAATGTTCCATTCTGAAGTAACTTTAATTCAGTAACAATCAAGTAAATAAAGGGATTtggattttggttttttttaagctgtatAGGAAAGCATTTTTACCGATTTATGGATGAACTTAAGTTGCAAGTGGCACTGTCCCCGATCAGGATAGGTCTCTGTTCTGGGCTCCAAATCGTACCAATTATCTTCAATACAGTGAAGCTCCTTAAGTAAAAAGAATATGGTTACTGACTGGAATCAGAGAAATATGAAAAACACATCCTGTAGCGTATTACCTGTAGTTTCAGGACCACTTTTCCCAAAAAGTCATCAGTACCCTTTTCCTTTGTTGCCTCCTTAATcactctaaaaacacacacattcagcgCTTTTGCTTGGCTACCTGGTTATGTGTCATTGCTTACAGACAGTGTGATACCTTCTTATACTGGAAAGGTGgcctttcatctcctccagtaTATGAGTGAGGGAAACACCTTCATCTTTATCccttaaacagaaaaaaatcccTGTTGATATGGGTGCAATGAAATGGGAATGTAGCAGCTTTAGTTCTGGATGGATCCCTCACCATATTTCAAGGTGAAAGCTCATcgcaatgatgtcatcaaattCTCTAAAtcaaaaagaaatttaaaaatgctTGAGGACACatgacagacagatagatagatagatagatagatagatagatagatagatagatagatagatagatagatagatagatagatagatagatagatagatagatagatagatagatagatagatagatagacttACAGGATGAAGGTCTGGTTCCATATAGGGTTCAGAGTCTGGACCTTTATGTCAGTCTGGTAGATTTTTTCCACTGAAACAGCGTCTTTTACGACAGATTTAGACGGCTTAGTTCTGGAAAGGTATGTTCGactctcatcttcatcctccattATGGTTAACAGACAGTAAGGGTCACTAAAACCTATACAAAAAAATATAGAACATCATTATGTAACACCTATATCACATTTTCCCCAAATTATAAAGGAAGAACAAGAATGGCTCAGGTGTATGCAGGAGCATAGTCACAAGAGGGCATTTCTTTCCAGCATGCTGcacttgatgctgaactgggcAGTTAAGTTGTGTTTGGTTCCTTTTTTCCATAGCGTCACTGTAGTTGATAAATGTTTCCTGTTGATGTTGTATacctctgctcatgt includes these proteins:
- the unc13d gene encoding protein unc-13 homolog D isoform X3, which gives rise to MENENPEEKARRHKEQELKPLYKELLYTIIHKLGNPSSGDVFTDSQLHEYIKEAFGMTEQEHDALLKKVENSEPPVYCLMATVKEAKGILGKDISGFSDPYCLLTIMEDEDESRTYLSRTKPSKSVVKDAVSVEKIYQTDIKVQTLNPIWNQTFILEFDDIIAMSFHLEIWDKDEGVSLTHILEEMKGHLSSIRRVIKEATKEKGTDDFLGKVVLKLQELHCIEDNWYDLEPRTETYPDRGQCHLQLKFIHKSRDGSLSAGRSAYINYSGILQQFVQAYITKQQTSGPWKGELCGEAQTLLEFYATQNDLSPFLQDLAKWVAYSKLYQRLEVDSSVLFQQLTSIEYHWHQQELPYLQKQELGDSLHGLLQYGLCLVAKYRDIFPPTSTATPKLYTLLRILAQICKTKAFQKMNPAEFDLRDEVKEAVLTGTEEWFSIKKGLHQPMTKDLSEIVDALSRFIGEVQEDVKHNKDVWNRVFVSAVQVDSFTVIYKKLDSLLAKEVRENLSLIKGHMEQKLANSLFLVYQSLQNIQKDKAFLQKRGILELTNFQEDFREALPYWLNQEFSTTQERVERAVQVDQLHPLQTGATPIKHSSSAVDLVSCIQPICQLWEKLSWPDPEEAFMLMVKITEDVCKIVVNYCQILKRKVWLLSENSDHGSAINMLCVVVNDLEYLRSVIARLPTELKWAVLRDQTQNVIGESQFNNTLPLQLEQAQSFLCREIRSALDTLGKKLNTDVESHVRSMSTRQRLPSMSTEDAVAPLMRHLEKELGYMNENLVQENFNSLLTPLWENSVRILHQMATQHPQQAQFMVYCQRLLYTLQCMEQCFYAEGNGLTLNTLHSEDYKALKTYLTHNCLSSQQLVEKFLENKISEQEGYSGEKYGAVTLLVSYRKSDYMLHVEVLNAVNLLPMDSNGLSDPFVQLCLEPNHVFPMVETRCTQVKRCDLNPLFDEEFEFMVFPDQCLAPGACLVVTVLDHDKLKRDDFEGEAFLALKDVPGVRGIKEENEVPAQPDVKPEQIRLRLMHPKPNEDSFLRLLESRKGERASQAFLKKRRQRERQSQESKQV
- the unc13d gene encoding protein unc-13 homolog D isoform X1, which codes for MSMQNEHQSAEDKPQQTPEKSCPGHARRIALIRKIRIRKDFMENENPEEKARRHKEQELKPLYKELLYTIIHKLGNPSSGDVFTDSQLHEYIKEAFGMTEQEHDALLKKVENSEPPVYCLMATVKEAKGILGKDISGFSDPYCLLTIMEDEDESRTYLSRTKPSKSVVKDAVSVEKIYQTDIKVQTLNPIWNQTFILEFDDIIAMSFHLEIWDKDEGVSLTHILEEMKGHLSSIRRVIKEATKEKGTDDFLGKVVLKLQELHCIEDNWYDLEPRTETYPDRGQCHLQLKFIHKSRDGSLSAGRSAYINYSGILQQFVQAYITKQQTSGPWKGELCGEAQTLLEFYATQNDLSPFLQDLAKWVAYSKLYQRLEVDSSVLFQQLTSIEYHWHQQELPYLQKQELGDSLHGLLQYGLCLVAKYRDIFPPTSTATPKLYTLLRILAQICKTKAFQKMNPAEFDLRDEVKEAVLTGTEEWFSIKKGLHQPMTKDLSEIVDALSRFIGEVQEDVKHNKDVWNRVFVSAVQVDSFTVIYKKLDSLLAKEVRENLSLIKGHMEQKLANSLFLVYQSLQNIQKDKAFLQKRGILELTNFQEDFREALPYWLNQEFSTTQERVERAVQVDQLHPLQTGATPIKHSSSAVDLVSCIQPICQLWEKLSWPDPEEAFMLMVKITEDVCKIVVNYCQILKRKVWLLSENSDHGSAINMLCVVVNDLEYLRSVIARLPTELKWAVLRDQTQNVIGESQFNNTLPLQLEQAQSFLCREIRSALDTLGKKLNTDVESHVRSMSTRQRLPSMSTEDAVAPLMRHLEKELGYMNENLVQENFNSLLTPLWENSVRILHQMATQHPQQAQFMVYCQRLLYTLQCMEQCFYAEGNGLTLNTLHSEDYKALKTYLTHNCLSSQQLVEKFLENKISEQEGYSGEKYGAVTLLVSYRKSDYMLHVEVLNAVNLLPMDSNGLSDPFVQLCLEPNHVFPMVETRCTQVKRCDLNPLFDEEFEFMVFPDQCLAPGACLVVTVLDHDKLKRDDFEGEAFLALKDVPGVRGIKEENEVPAQPDVKPEQIRLRLMHPKPNEDSFLRLLESRKGERASQAFLKKRRQRERQSQESKQV
- the unc13d gene encoding protein unc-13 homolog D isoform X2, with product MAGWSCPGHARRIALIRKIRIRKDFMENENPEEKARRHKEQELKPLYKELLYTIIHKLGNPSSGDVFTDSQLHEYIKEAFGMTEQEHDALLKKVENSEPPVYCLMATVKEAKGILGKDISGFSDPYCLLTIMEDEDESRTYLSRTKPSKSVVKDAVSVEKIYQTDIKVQTLNPIWNQTFILEFDDIIAMSFHLEIWDKDEGVSLTHILEEMKGHLSSIRRVIKEATKEKGTDDFLGKVVLKLQELHCIEDNWYDLEPRTETYPDRGQCHLQLKFIHKSRDGSLSAGRSAYINYSGILQQFVQAYITKQQTSGPWKGELCGEAQTLLEFYATQNDLSPFLQDLAKWVAYSKLYQRLEVDSSVLFQQLTSIEYHWHQQELPYLQKQELGDSLHGLLQYGLCLVAKYRDIFPPTSTATPKLYTLLRILAQICKTKAFQKMNPAEFDLRDEVKEAVLTGTEEWFSIKKGLHQPMTKDLSEIVDALSRFIGEVQEDVKHNKDVWNRVFVSAVQVDSFTVIYKKLDSLLAKEVRENLSLIKGHMEQKLANSLFLVYQSLQNIQKDKAFLQKRGILELTNFQEDFREALPYWLNQEFSTTQERVERAVQVDQLHPLQTGATPIKHSSSAVDLVSCIQPICQLWEKLSWPDPEEAFMLMVKITEDVCKIVVNYCQILKRKVWLLSENSDHGSAINMLCVVVNDLEYLRSVIARLPTELKWAVLRDQTQNVIGESQFNNTLPLQLEQAQSFLCREIRSALDTLGKKLNTDVESHVRSMSTRQRLPSMSTEDAVAPLMRHLEKELGYMNENLVQENFNSLLTPLWENSVRILHQMATQHPQQAQFMVYCQRLLYTLQCMEQCFYAEGNGLTLNTLHSEDYKALKTYLTHNCLSSQQLVEKFLENKISEQEGYSGEKYGAVTLLVSYRKSDYMLHVEVLNAVNLLPMDSNGLSDPFVQLCLEPNHVFPMVETRCTQVKRCDLNPLFDEEFEFMVFPDQCLAPGACLVVTVLDHDKLKRDDFEGEAFLALKDVPGVRGIKEENEVPAQPDVKPEQIRLRLMHPKPNEDSFLRLLESRKGERASQAFLKKRRQRERQSQESKQV